The sequence CATGAACGGATTCTCCGAGGGACTCCGCCACGCGATGAACCGCAGCTCTGCGTCGGCCTTCGCGGCATGCCTCAGGTTCGCGAAGGCCCGGACGGAGTCGTCGAAGAACATCACGCCGAAGCGCGAGATGATCAGGTCGAAGCTCCCAGCCTCGAAGGCGTGGTCCTGTGCGTTGGCTCGGATGAAACATGCCCGCGAGCCTTCTCGCTCGGCGCGGGCTCGGGCGACGGTGAGCATCGGCTCCGAGATGTCGATGCCGGTGCAGCCGCCTTCCGCTCCGAGCCTCCGCGCGACGGCGAGCGTCGTGGCGCCCGTACCGCAGCCCACGTCGAGCACCCGGCGCGCGGAGCCGGCGGAGACTGCTTCGACGAGCAGCTCCTCGAATGGCTTGAACATCGGGTCGAGCAACTCCTGCGCATCGACCCAGGCGCGGCCGGCGTGGCCATTCCAGAGCTTCATCTGCTCGTCATCCGCCTGTCGTGTGACACTCATGGTCGTCTCCTTTCACGTGCCTTCAGCAATCGAAGGCCGTACCCTGCCACTTCAAGTCAACTTGAGGTCAAGCGGGTGAGAGACCTGGACATCACCGAAGTGGCGCGGCAATCCGGCGTTCCTGCCTCGACGCTGCGGTTCTACGAGGAGAAGGGGCTCATTGCCTCCACCGGCAGGCGGGGCCTGCGCCGGCTGTTCGACCCCGGCGTGCTGGAGCGGCTGGCGTTGATCGCAATGGGGCGCGCCGCTGGCTTCTCGCTCGACGAGATAGCGCTCATGTTCGCGCCGGACGGGCGGTTGCGCATCGACCGTCAGCTGCTCGTGGCCAAGGCGGAGGACCTGGACAGGACCATCCGCAACTTGAGCGCCATGCGCGACGGCCTGCGACACGCCGCCGCCTGCTCCGCGCCGAGCCACATGGAGTGCCCCACCTTCCGCCGCATCCTGCGGGCCGCCTCGACGGGAGCCATTGGCGCGCGAAGGAAGAAGGCTCGCTGAGCACGATGTCGCTACAGCCTCTATCGGGCGTCGAGCCGGAGGAGGACCGCCGGTACTACAAGTTCGAGCACAAGCGGCTCTCGTACGGGATGACCTTCTGCAACATCGAGAACTACGTGAACGAGCGCAAGCAGCGCATCCTGAATCTTCTCGAAGAGAAGCTCTGAGCCTCACTCCGTCGCCCGGGTGCGCGATGGACGCGTGCGCCTGCCTCCGGTCCGGTGGCAGGCGCACTTCATTTTTGACTGCCCGTGGAGCGGGCCGCGCACTGATGGCGCGAGAGTCCGAGCGAGCCTGGAGGTGCGCGCGTGCCCCCCGGCAACTTTTGGGGCGCTCTTTCCAATAATCCAGGAACGGACGCACAACCCCACGTCCGTGAATCCTGGAGCAATGAGCATGACGACGCGCGTCACGGGCGGTGTTTCTTCGACGGGAGCTTCCTCCGCGAGCAGCGAGGCGGCCGAGGCCGCTCGGCGCGCGGCGGAAGAGGCCCGGCGCGCCGCCGAGGAGGCCCGCCGCAGGGCCCAGGAGGCCGCGGAAGCAGCGGAGCGGGCGCGCGCGCAGGCCCAGCTCACCAAGGGCCTCCAGGAC comes from Pyxidicoccus parkwaysis and encodes:
- a CDS encoding helix-turn-helix domain-containing protein, coding for MRDLDITEVARQSGVPASTLRFYEEKGLIASTGRRGLRRLFDPGVLERLALIAMGRAAGFSLDEIALMFAPDGRLRIDRQLLVAKAEDLDRTIRNLSAMRDGLRHAAACSAPSHMECPTFRRILRAASTGAIGARRKKAR
- a CDS encoding class I SAM-dependent methyltransferase: MSVTRQADDEQMKLWNGHAGRAWVDAQELLDPMFKPFEELLVEAVSAGSARRVLDVGCGTGATTLAVARRLGAEGGCTGIDISEPMLTVARARAEREGSRACFIRANAQDHAFEAGSFDLIISRFGVMFFDDSVRAFANLRHAAKADAELRFIAWRSPSENPFMTTAERAAAPLLPNLPARRPNAPGQFAFADPRRIQHILEESGWAGIDIQPIDVACTLPEKELVRYLTRLGPLGMILQEADDRTRTQVIETVRAAFEPYVHGADVRYPAACWTVTARAPSAPKETTSA